A genome region from Scomber japonicus isolate fScoJap1 chromosome 15, fScoJap1.pri, whole genome shotgun sequence includes the following:
- the LOC128374571 gene encoding H-2 class I histocompatibility antigen, Q10 alpha chain-like: MKMYLTTFFVLLVTALTVNSEIHSLTYIYTGFSKPVGIPGIHQFTAMGQLDGRMIDYYDSDIQRKVPKQDWMKEQLPADYWEKGTQSRQSKQQWFNDSIDILKDRMNQTNDDLHVLQWMVGCEGETWPDGTLKFVRGVDMYNYDGQDFLSFDDANSVWVAATDIAVPTKRKWDDDQRLKEMTKGYLEIECIDWLDRFIVYRKKLLIVASPPDVHVFAKNKGSNLMLTCVATGFYPKDIILNIRRNGRTVTKEEGLISSGVRPNGDETFQRRDSVEILKSDNASFTCEVLHKASNMSVDKPWGKKLSYFRNNGGINVGEIVVQLVVILVLVAVAVVQVVLKKRGIFAYLKMQQRSEQVGVGVGGGTETSMRTD; encoded by the exons ATGAAGATGTATCTCACCACGTTCTTCGTCCTTTTGGTGACGGCACTGACTGTAAACAGCG AGATTCACTCCCTCACGTACATCTACACCGGCTTCTCCAAACCTGTTGGAATTCCAGGCATCCATCAGTTCACGGCGATGGGTCAGCTGGACGGCAGGATGATCGACTACTATGACAGTGATATCCAGAGAAAAGTTCCCAAGCAGGACTGGATGAAAGAGCAACTTCCTGCAGACTACTGGGAGAAAGGCACACAGTCCCGCCAAAGCAAGCAGCAGTGGTTCAATGACAGCATCGACATCCTGAAGGATCGAATGAATCAGACCAACGATG ATCTCCATGTTCTTCAGTGGATGGTCGGCTGTGAGGGTGAAACATGGCCTGATGGTACATTAAAGTTTGTCCGTGGCGTGGACATGTACAACTACGACGGACAAGACTTCCTGTCCTTTGATGACGCCAACTCGGTCTGGGTTGCTGCCACTGATATAGCAGTCCCAACAAAGAGAAAGTGGGATGATGACCAGCGCCTAAAAGAAATGACCAAAGGCTACCTGGAGATAGAGTGTATAGATTGGTTGGACAGGTTCATAGTATACAGGAAAAAACTGCTGATAGTTGCCT CTCCACCagatgtgcatgtgtttgctaAGAACAAAGGGTCAAACCTCATGTTGACCTGCGTGGCCACAGGTTTCTACCCAAAAGACATCATCCTTAACATCAGAAGGAACGGCCGCACTGTGACTAAAGAGGAAGGGTTGATCTCCTCAGGCGTTCGACCAAATGGAGACGAAACCTTCCAGAGAAGAGACAGTGTGGAGATTTTAAAGAGTGACAATGCTTCATTCACATGTGAAGTCCTTCACAAGGCATCCAATATGTCTGTTGACAAGCCTTGGGGTAAGAAACTTTCTTATTTCA GAAACAATGGAGGCATTAATGTTGGGGAGATTGTAGTCCAGCTCGTTGTCATACTCGTACTCGTGGCTGTAGCTGTAGTGCAGGTGGTTTTGAAGAAAAGAGGGATATTTG CATATTTAAAGATGCAGCAGAGGAGTGAACAGGTGGGTGTAGGGGTTGGGGGAGGTACGGAGACATCGATGAGGACAGATTAA